DNA from Desulfuromonas sp. AOP6:
ACGCCCGCAGTCTGGCGGATATCCGTCAGGCCGACTTCGTCCTGACGCTGGGCTGCGACCCGATCGGGGAAGGCCCCCTTCTCGCCCTGGCCATCCGGCAGGCCGTGCGGGCGGGGGGGCTGGCCGCCAGCATCGACCCCCGTCCCGTCGATCTCTGCTGTCCGGCCGCGCACCTGCCCATGCCGCCCCAGCGCCTGCTTGAGGTGCTGGCGGCGCTGCGCACCAGGGATTTTTCCCGATTTGCCCGTCAGGAAGCAAGCTTCCTCGAAGGGATTGCCAGTCGCCTTGAGCGGGCGCAGCGCCCCGTCATCGCCGCCGGCGCCGATCTGCTTGGTGGTGACGGCGTCCGCGCGCTCTTTCGCACCCTGGCAGCCTTCTCGCCCACCGATCGCTCCTGCGGCGCCTTTGTGCTGCTGGGCGGACCCAACAGCTACGGGGGCGCCTTGCTCTCGCAGGGGGAAGATACGTTCGACCACCACCTGAATGCCATGCTTAACGGCAGCGTCCGGGCCATGGTGTGCCTGGAAACGGATCCTTTCAGCGAGTATCCCGATCCGGCCCGGGCGGGGGCGGCCCTCTCGCGCCTGGAGTATCTCGCCGTTTTCGACTCGCTCCCCACGGTTGCTTCTCGCCATGCCGACCTGCTGCTGCCCACCACGGTAACGGCTGAAGGAGAAGGGATCTTTGTCAACAATGAGGGGCGGCCTCAAGCCTTTCAGCCGGTGTTCTCGGCCGGCCTTTCCCTGCGGGAGACGGGCCAGGGCAAGCACCCGCCGCGTGAATTCACCGAGCCAGGTGCTGACGAGCAGCCCCGGCAGGCCTGGGCCATCCTGGCCGATCTTCTGGGATTGAAGGACTCGCTGACTGCCCTGCGCCATCACCTTGCCACCCAGAATCCCCTGTTCGCGGCCCTAGCCGAACGTCCAGGGGAACGTCTGTCAGCGCCTGCGGCCGCTGTGGCCGAAAGCACCGCCCAGCCGCTGGAGTGTGTGCCAGAAAAGGCCCTGACCCTGATACCTGTCGAATCCCTTTTCGGTTCCGAGTTGCTGGCCAGCCTGTCGACGCCCCTGCAGCTCAGAGACACCGACCCCTATGTGCTGCTCCATACCGAGGATGCCAGGGAGCGCGGCCTGCGCGAAGGAGACCGGGTTCGCCTCTCCTCCTCCCTGGGCCATTTCAGCCTGACTCTGCGCCTTTCTTCCCGGATGGCTCGGGGCGTCGCCCTGGTGCCGCGACGGCGCGGCAGCGGCATCGAGCTGTTGGTACCCGGGGGGCCGCGGCAATACGGCTGGCTGGAAACGGAGCCGGGAGGTCCGCCATGATGGATATGCTGCTGACTCTCGCCCTGATTCTGGTCAAGCTCCTCCTCATCTTTGGCGTCGTTCTGACCCTGGCTGCCTATCTGGTGCTGGCCGAGCGCAAGATCCTCGGACGCCTGCAATTGCGTCACGGCCCCAATCGCGTCGGCCCCTTCGGCCTGTTACAGCCGCTGGCCGACGTCATCAAGCTGCTTACGAAGGAGGACACGATTCCGGCCGGCGCCGACCGGCCCATCTTTCTGCTGGCGCCCGGCCTCACAGCCATCACGGCCCTGCTCGCCTTTGCCGTGGTCCCTTTTTCGCCCCCCATCACCCTTTTCGGCCGTACCGTTCCTATGGTCGTGTGCGATCTGAACATCGGGGTGCTCTACTTTCTCGGCCTATCGTCCCTGGCCGTCTACGGTGTGGCCTTGGGCGGCTGGGCCTCCAATTCCAAATACGCCCTGCTCGGCTCCATTCGCGGCCTGGCCCAGCTCATTTCCTACGAACTGTCCATGGGACTGGCCATCGTGCCGGTGGTGCTGGCCACGCGCTCCTTCTCCCTCACCGATATCGTCATGGCCCAGGCGAACATTCCCTTCGCCCTGGTGCACCCTTTGGCCTTTCTGATATTCTTTATCAGCATGCTGGCGGAATCGAAGCGGGTTCCCTTCGACCTGCCCGAGGCGGAAGCCGAGCTGGTGGCCGGATTTCACACGGAATATTCGGGTATGCGTTTCGGCCTCTTTTTTGTCGGCGAATACATCAACCTCATCATTCTCAGCGCGATGATCACCGTCCTCTTTCTCGGCGGCTGGCATGGCCCTCTGCTGCCGCCGCTGGTTTGGTTCGTCGGAAAAGTTCTGTTCATCTGCTTTATCTTTATTTGGATCAGGGGCTCGTTGCCACGGCTGCGCTACGACCAGCTCATGCACTTCGGCTGGAAGGTGCTGGTGCCCCTGGCCCTGCTGAACGTCCTCGTTACCGGAGCGGTACTGCTCTGGCTGGGAGTCTGACATGTCCCTCTGGCGCGACATCCAGGGTACGCTGCAGCCTTTCTGGGTCACCCTGCGCAATATGATGCGAAAACCGGTAACCCGGCAGTACCCGGAAGAAAAAACCGTTCCGTCTTTCCGCTACCGGGGCCGCCTGGTCCTGACGCGCGATCCCCAGGGTGAGGAGCGCTGCGTCGCCTGCCATATGTGCAGCGCCGCCTGCCCCGTCGACTGCATTTCGATGCAGGCGGCCGAAGCCGAAGATGGCCGCCGCTACGCCGCCTGGTTCCGCATCAACTTCGCCCGCTGCATCTTCTGCGGCCTCTGCACCGAGGCCTGTCCGACCCTGGCCATCCAGATGACGACGGATTACGAGTTCGCCAAGAGAGATCCGCTGCACTTCGTCTATGAGAAAGACGACCTGCTCATCCACGACGGCGGCAAGGATCTCCACTATGATTTTTATCGTCATGCCGGCATCGGCGTGGCCAACCCCCGGGGAAAGAACGCGGACGAATATGGTCCCGTCGACCCCCGCAGCCTGCTGCCCTGAGGTAATCACATCATGGCGACCGCCCTCTTCTACATTTTGGCCCTCACCGCCCTGGCCGCCACGGGCATGTGCATCACCCGGCGCAATCCCGTGCATGCGGTCCTCTACCTGGTCAACGCCTTTTTCGCCCTGGCCCTGCTCTTTTATCTGCTCGGCGCCCCCCTGGTGGCCGCCTGGGAGGTCATCATCTACACCGGGGCGATCATGGTCCTTTTTCTTTTCATCATCATGATGCTCGAACTGGCCCCGGACCAACCCGTGCAGGGGGCAGGCTGGCGTCGCTGGGGACCGGTCGTGCTGCTGTCCGGCGTGCTGCTGAGCTGCACCCTTCTTTTGCTTGGCCTCGACAGCAGCGGTGCCGACGGGTTGCCCCATTTCTATGCTTCACCGCGCACCTTCGGCTACGCCCTGTTCAAGGAATACCCTCTGGCCGTGGAAATCGTCTCTTTCCAGCTGTTGTTCGCGGCGGTGGGCGCCTACTACGTGGGACGCGTCGACAGCAGGAAACAACGTCCCGAAACGGAAAGGGAGGACGCATGATCGTGCCTCTCTCGCATGTGCTCGGCTTTGCCGCCGCCCTCTTTCTCATGGGACTCGCCTGCACCCTGGCGCGGCGCAATCTGATCATGATCCTCATCGGCATCGAGATCATGCTCAACGCCGCCGGTCTGGCCTTTATCGGCGCCGCCGCCTTCTGGCGCCAGGTCGACGGCCAGATTTTTGTCATTTTTCTGATGGCCATGACTTCAGCCGAAGTCGCCATTTCCCTGGCTATGGTCGTCTACCTGCGTCGGCAGAAGACCAGCCTCGAGGCCGACGCTTATGACGGGATGAAGGGATGACCCACTCAACGCTGCTGCTCATACCCCTCGCTCCACTTATAGGGGGGATCCTCAACGTCCTTTTCGGCATGCGTCTGCCGCGCCGTCTGAGCGAATTTCTGGCCGTGGCCGGGGTAGCCGCAAGCGCGCTGCTGACCCTGGCCGCCTGGCCCCTGGCCGGCGGTGAAGGTACCCACTTCACACTTTTCACCTGGCTGCAGAGCGGTACCCTGCAGATTCCCTTTGAGCTCCTTTTCGACCCGCTCTCTGCCCCCATGGCGCTCATGGTCACCTCAGTTTCCACCCTCATCCACCTTTACGCCATCGGCTACATGCAGGGTGAAGAAGACTATGCCCGCTTTTTCGCCCTCCTCAACCTGTTCGTCTTCGCCATGCTCCTCATCGTGCTGGCCGATAATCTGCTGGTGCTCTTTCTGGGCTGGGAAGGGGTAGGCTTCTGTTCCTATGCTCTCATCGGCTTCTGGTATCGGCAGGAGAAAAACGCCAACGCCGGACGCAAGGCGTTTCTCGTCACCCGCGTCGGCGATGTTTTTCTCGGCATCGCCATCCTCTGGCTGTTCGACCTCTTCGGTACTCTCTCCATCAGCGCCATCAACAGCCAGGCCGCCGGGCTCGCTGCCGGCGTGCTGACCCCCTTGGTCATCCTGCTTCTACTGGGGGCCTGCGGCAAGTCGGCCCAGCTGCCCCTCATGACCTGGCTCCCCGACGCCATGGCCGGACCCACTCCCGTATCGGCCCTCATTCATGCCGCCACCATGGTCACCGCCGGCGTCTACCTGCTCTGCCGCCTCTTTCCCCTCGTCAGCCTGTCAGCCACCGGCATGGCCCTGATCAGCGCCGTCGGCGCCTTGACCGCCTTTTACGCCGCCACCTGCGCTTTGGCCCAACGAGAGATCAAAAAAGTACTGGCCTACTCCACCATGAGTCAGGTCGGCTACATGTTCCTCGGTGTCGGCTCCGGTGCCGTCGCCGGCGCCATGTTTCATCTCTTCACCCACGCTTTTTTCAAAGCCCTGCTGTTCATGGCGGCGGGCTGTGTTATTCACCTGTGCGCCCAGGAGAACGACATCTTCCGCATGGGTGGGCTGGCCAGAAAAAGCCCGCTTGTTTTCATTCTCTTTCTGGCAGGGGCACTGAGCCTGGCCGGCGCGCCTTTGAGCAGCGGCTTCTTTTCCAAGGACAGCCTCCTCGCCGCCGACTACGCCCTGCACACCCCTTTTTACACTGGACTGCTTGTCCTGGCTGTGCTGACGGCCCTGCTGACAGCCGTCTACACCTTTCGCCTGCTTTACCTCGTTTTCGCCGGAACGCCACGTTTTTCTGGTGAGCCGCACCACCTGCCACGGCTGATGACCTGGCCTTTGATTCCTCTTGCCATCGTCGCCGTCGGCGGCGGCCTGATCAACCTGCCCGAGTTCTACGGTGGCCATGCCTGGCTTTCTCACTTTCTAGGCTCTCTGGCCGGCGCCCCTGTTCACATCAGTCACACGGAGGAAGGATTCATCGCCGCTCTCGCCGCTATCCTCTTCGTGCTCGGCTGGCTGCTGAGCCGCCGGCGCTATCAGGGAGACCTCCCCGAGGAGACCGGCCCGGTCTGGCGGTTTTTATTGTCCGGCTGGCAGGCGGATACGCTCATTCGCAAGGTTTTGCTGCACCCCTTCGCCTCTCTCGCGCGTTTTTTCTGGCAGGGGACGGATAGATCCCTTATCGATGGCATCCTTCACAGTCTCGCCCGGGGCTGTCAGCTTGGCGGGGACCGACTGAGAGCCTTGACCAGTGGTCGGCTTTCCCACTACCTCGCTGCTGTCGCCTGGGGATTATTACTGTTCATGCTCTTTTTTCTGGTGCAGGTAGCCCAGAGCTAGCCTGTTGCATTAAGCCTTTTCCTGACGGTTTGCCATGGAGACCTCGTTGCCTTTACTTTCCCTGCTAGTGTGGCTGCCTTTGCTGGGAGCCCTGACCTGCCTGCTGCTGCGTCCTTATACCGGGGCCGGTCGCTGGACAGCCCTGGCTGTGACCACCGCCGTTTTCTCCCTGAACCTCTGGGCTTTCCTGGAAAGCCGCGGCCTCGACGGTTGGCTCTGGCAGGAAGACCATGCCTGGATCCCCCGCTACGGCATTCGCTACACGCTCGGTATGGACGGTCTTTCCCTGACCCTGACCCTGCTGACCGCCTTTTTGCTGGTCATCGCCGTCCTTATTTCCTGGCGCCTCGACGTCCACACGCATTTCTTCTTCTCACTGCTGCTCTTGATCGAGAGCGGCATCATGGGCGTTTTTCTCGCTCTTGATCTGGTTCTCTTCTATCTCTTCTGGGAGGTCATGCTCATCCCCATGTTCTTCCTTATTGGCGTCTGGGGGCATGAGAACCGCCTCTACGCCGCCGTCAAATTCTTTCTCTTTACCCTGGCCGGCAGCCTGCTTATGCTGCTGGCCATGATCACGCTCTACCTTGTGCATGGAGACCAGAGCGGGCATTACACCTTTGCGCTGGCATCCCTGGTGGACACCCAACTGCCACCGGCCCTTTCCTGGTGGCTCTTTGGCGCCTTTTTTGCCGCCTTTGCCGTCAAGGTGCCCCTCTTCCCCCTGCACACCTGGCTGCCCGACGCCCACACCGAAGCCCCGACGGCCGGCTCGGTCATCCTGGCCGGGGTGCTGCTCAAAACAGGGGTCTACGGGCTGCTACGCTATGGCTTTCCCCTCTTTCCCGAACCGGCCAGGGCAAGCCTGCCCGTGCTGGGCGTATTGAGCCTGATCGCCATTTTTTATGCCGCCTGGATCGCCTACACCCAGAGCGACGCCAAACGGCTGATCGCCTACTCCTCGGTAGCGCACATGGGTTTCGTGATACTTGGGATAGCGGCCTGGAACACGACGGCTCTGGAGGGGAGCCTGCTGCAGATGGTCAATCACGGCATCACCACCGGAGCGCTCTTTGCTCTTATCGGAATGATCGACGCACGCGCCCACACCCGCGAAATCTCAGAGCTGGGAGGGCTGTGGGCAAAGGCTCCTGTTCTCGGTGCCTTTTTCCTCTTCTTTGCCCTGGCCTCCCTCGGGCTGCCCGGCCTGAACAACTTTACCGGTGAAATTCTGATCCTGATCGGCACTTTTGCTGTCCATCCCCTCTGGGCCTCTCTGGGGCTGGTGGGCGTGCTCTTTGCCGCCATCTACATGCTCAGGCTCGTGCAGGGCGTACTCTGGGGACAATCTCACAGTACCCAGGACTGGGGGGATATTTCCTGGCGGGAGACGCTCATCCTGGCGCCTCTTGCCCTGCTCGTCCTCTGGCTTGGTCTTTACCCACACCCTTTTCTTGAACCCCTGCGGGAACCCGTACAGCGTCTTTTACTGGAATCCTCGTTGAGAGGTCTGGGAGGACTGCCATGACCCTGCTGGAACTGCACGCCCTCCTCCCCGTTCTGCTGCTGGCGGCCGGCGCCGTTGCCCTGTTGCTGGCCGGAGCCTGGCAAGCTCACTATGTCACCGCCATGACGTACGGCGTCCTCATCGCTCTCGGAGCAGCCGCCATCGCGCTATTTTATGAACCGGCCACCGCGTCCACGGCCTTGGGCCTCTTCACCATGGACAGCTACAGCCGGTTTTTCGCGGTCCTCTGGTCTTTGCTGGCCGCCCTCACCCTCCTCATGTCCTTTCGCTACGGGCAAAGGCACTATTTTTTGGGTGGTGAATATGCCGCCCTGATTCTCTTTGCCGCCGCCGGCATGATTCTACTGTCCAGCGCCTCCTCCTTCTTCGGCCTTTTTCTCGGCCTGGAGACCTTCACTCTCGTCTTTTACATCCTCATCGCCTTCCACAAAGGTTCGCCTTTGGGGGCAGAGGCCGGCCTCAAATACCTGATCATGGGAGGAGTGGCCACCGGCCTGCTCGCCATGGGGATCGCCCTGATCTATGCCGCCACGGGCACCTTTCATTTCGACTCAGCTTCCTTGATACCTGTCGGCGATCAGGCCCTGCGTCCCCTGCTCCTCGCCGGTTGGGCCCTGCTGCTGGGCGGACTCGGCTTCAAAACGTCCCTGGTCCCCTTTCACCTCTGGACGCCTGACGTCTACGAGGGAGCCCCATCGCCGGTAACCGCCTTGCTGGCTACGGGATCCAAGGGAGCCGTCTTCGCCGCCCTGGTTCTGCTCTTTGCCGGCAGCGATTTGACCGGATCCCCTTTGGGCAGCCTCCTATGGCTGCTGTCCGCCCTCTCCATGGCAGTCGGTACCCTCTGCGCCCTGCGGCAGCACAACCTCAAGCGCATGCTCGCTTATTCCTCGGTCGTTCACATGGGCTATCTGCTGCTGGCCCTCCTCCCCGCCGGGAGCAACGGCTCGGGGGCCATTCTTTTCTATCTGGTCGCCTACAGCGGTGCCACTCTCGGGGCTTTTGCCGTGCTTACCGTGTTCTCAACCGGCGAATCCGAGGCGGCATCCTATGATCATTTCCGTGGGGTCGGGTATCGACAGCCGCTGGCAGCCCTGGTGCTGCTGATCTGTATGCTCTCCCTGGCTGGTATCCCCCCGACGGCGGGCTTCATGGGCAAGTTTTCCATTTTTTACGCCGCCATTGAAGGAGGGTATACAGGTCTGGCCCTCATTGGTATACTCAGCTCCCTGATCTCCCTTGCTTATTATCTGCGGCCCGTCATGGTCATGTACATGGCGGGCACAGAGGATGGTATGACGGTCACCGAAACATCGTGCTCGGCCGCTGAAAAATCGGTCCTGATCCTCTGTTTGCTGGTTACATTGCTGCTGGGTGTCTATCCTGGCCCTCTTTTCGATACGATCGCCCTTATTCTGCCGTGAACCCTGAACCAGGAGAATTGCCATGGAAAACCGCATCGCACAATTTCTCAAGGCTGATACCTTCGCCGTCGCCGGCGCTTCCACAAATCGGGACAAATATGGCAACAAGGTGCTGCGCTGCTACCTGCAGAACGGCAGAAAGGCCATCCCCATCAACCCCAGAGCGACTGAAATCGAAGGAATCCCCTGCGTGTCCTCTGTGGCAGAGCTTCCCGCCGAGGCGAAGAGCCTTTCCATCATCACCCCGCCGAAAATAACCGAACAGGTGGTCACCGCCGCCATCGCCAAAGGCATCGAGAACATCTGGATGCAGCCCGGCGCCGAGAGCCCTGCCGCCATCGCCCTTTGCGAAGAAAAGGGCATCAATGTCATTGCCGATGGCAGCTGCCTGCTCGTTGTCCTTGGTTTTCGCGATGTTTGAGCTGATCCTGTGCTCCTGTGCTCTTCCATAGCGCCGTCATGAAAAGGTCCTCTTTTTTCACTCTGGCCAGCTTTTTGATTCTCATCGGCTTGGCCGCGCTGACCCTACGCCCGTCGGAACCTTCGCCACCGGTCAGCCAATTTACCGGCCTGACCATGGGGACTACCTTCACCGTCACCCTGGCCGGTGACATCGACGCAACCACACTCGATGCCATCAAGCAGGAAGCCTTTGCCGTACTGGAGGACATCAATCAAAAGATGTCTACCTATCTCCCTTCCTCCGAGGTAAGCCGTTTCAGCGACGAACAGACCACGGAGTGGATGCCTGTATCCACCGCGACGGCAGAGGTCGTTGACCTGGCTCTCCGCATCGGAGCCGAGACCGCCGGCGCCTTTGACATCACGGTTGGCCCCCTGGTAGATCTCTGGGGATTTGGTCCCGTCTCCCGGCCTGACCTGGTGCCCGCCCCATCGGACATCGACCGTCTGCTGGCAATCACAGGCTACGAGAAGGTGGAATGCCGGCTGGCGCCACCGATGCTCCGCAAAGTCGATCCCAGGCTGCGTATCGACCTCTCCGCCATTGCCAAAGGCTATGCCGCCGATCGCGTCGCCGCCCGGCTTCTCTCGCGCGGCCTGCATGATTTCATTGTCGAAGTCGGTGGGGAAGTCGTGGTCAGGGGTGCCAAAGGGCCGCAGACTCCCTGGCGCATCGGCATAGAATCACCCTTGTCCGACCGGCGAGAGATTGGCGATGTTCTGAGCCTGCGGGATATGGCCATGGCCACTTCGGGCGACTATCGCAACTACTTTGAAGATAACGGTCGGCGTTATTCGCACACGATCGATCCACGCACAGGATACCCTATCGATCATGCCCTGGCCGCTGTCACCATCCTCGACCCTTCCTGCGCACGGGCCGATGCGCTGGCCACCGCCTTTATGGTGCTCGGACCCGACCAGGCCTTTTCCTTGGCAGAGAAGGCCAACATTGCCGCCTTACTCATTGTCAAAACCCCAAGCGGCTTTGTCGAAAAACGCAGCAAGGCCTTTCAGGCGAAAGCACCTCAATCCCTATAAGGATTTTTCCTTTTACCCGTTAAAAACAAAAAGCCCCGGACTGCTACACAGTCCGGGGCTTTTTGTTTTTGAATACGAGGGGAATCAGGCTTTGCGAACCTCGACTTTGACCAGGTTCTTCCCCTGCGGCATGACCTGTTGGATGTTCAGGTCGGCGAAGTGATAGTTGGCAAAGAGCAGATCCTGAGGAATCTTGTCGGTCAGACGAGCCTTGCTCGTGGCCGACCCCAATGAGGAGACGACCTGAATCTTATCCCCATCGGCCACCTGCAGAGTGGCGGCTGTGGCCGGATTCATCTCTACCCAGCCTTCGGGAGCAATTTCGAGATTGGCCGGGCTGTGGGTGGTCAACAGGTCGAAGTGGAAGAGATTCTTGCCAACGAGGAGCTGCAGACCCTCTTCAACGTCACCCTGGGTGGCCGCGATGAATTGCAGACTCTTTTCTTCGGGAGCGAAGGGCAATTTCCGGCAAGGCTTACACAGTCCCTCTCCGGCAAAACAGAGGTCACCGTAGAGACTGGTGAGCTCTTTTGCCTCACGCAGCAACACCTCGGTATTAATCTTGTCGGTACGCCGGCTGACACGGTTGTACAGTTCGGCGAGAATAGTCCAATCTTCACGGGCTTCGCCGACGGGCTCAATAGCCTGCCCCAGGCAGCTGATACGCCCGTCCAGAGCGGTAACGCTCCCCGTCTTTTCGGCAAAAGAGGCACCCGGCAGCACCACATGCGCCAGCTTGGTCAGTTCGCTGTCCAGAATGTCCTGAACGATGAGGAAATCAAGCTTTTCCAGGGCCTTACGCCAACGAGCACTTTCCGGAAAGGAGACCAGCGGATTGGTAGCGGCCAGGTAGAGAGCACGGATGTTCCCTTTTTCGATCTGTTCCAGCATCTGCAGAGCGTTGTAGCCATCCTGTGGCAGAGCGGTACGCCAGGCGACATCGAACTTGCCACGAGCCGCGCTATAGTCCTGGAAGCCGGGCAGGAACTCAGGGCAAACGCCCATATCGAGAAGACCCTGCATATTGCCTTCTTCATGCACAGGAAAGAGACCACCGATATCGCCATGCAGGGCTCCGCACACCAGGGCCAGAGTGACAATCGCCCTGGTCTTGTCGCCAGCATTCGCTGCAGTCAGAATATCCCGGCCGAAGATGACGGACACGCTTTTGGCCTGTCCGAGATGTTCGGCGGCTTCCTCCAGGAACTGGCGGGAGACCCCCGTCTCTTTGATCGCCTTGTCGAGATCGACGGCGGCCAGTGCCTGCTTCATATCATCGAGGTTGCCCACAAAGCGGGTGAGGTAGTCCTCGTCTGCCAGGCCTTTGTCGAGAATGAGGCGGGTCAAGGCGTTAGCCAAGGCCACTTCACTTCCGGGCCGGTAGCCGAGGAAGGTGTTGGAATGACGGCGCAGCTTGACGGAGCGCATGTTGGCCACCACCAGGGGCGCATCGTTTTTACGGCAGGCTTTTTCGATCTGCCAATCGACGGCGGGAGCCTCGGCGGTCACGTCAGCTCCAAAAACCAGTACCGCCCTCGACGATCCAATCTTACCGAGGGCATTGCTGCTGCCGGCGTAACCGAGCGTTTCCCGAAGGGCCTTATAGGCCTCCAGCACACCGAAACGGGCGCCGGAATCGATATTGTTGGAACCGATGGCCACGCGGAAGAGCTTCTGGAACAGGTAATTCTCTTCATTGGTCAGGCGGCCGGAGCTCAGGCCGGCAATAGCGGCGGGCCCGGACTCCTTACGGATCTGCTGGATTTTGTCGGCGACCGCACCGAAGGCTTCGTCCCAGGAGACGTGAACGGTGGACTGTTCGTCCTTCAGACTGGGGCGCTGCAGCCGCTCGGGAGAGTGAATGAAGGCATGGCCGAAGAAACCGCCGACACACAGGTTGCCATTGTTGACAGTCCCTTCGTCTTCGGAAGTCAGGCGGTAAACCTGGCCGTTTTTGACATTGATATCCACCTGGCAGTGACTGCCGCAGGTCGTGCAGACGCTGGCCTTCCTGGTCATTTCCCAGGGTCGGGACTTAAATTTGAAGGGTTTTGAGATCATGGTGCCGGTAGGACACACGGCGACACAGTTGCCGCAGAACTCACAAAGATCGAGGTCTTTGTCGATAAAGGTTCTGTCCCCCTTGTCATTGACGAAAAGGGCGCCGGAACCGATAGTTTCGTGACAGACCTTGACGCATTTTTCGCAGAGCACACAGCGGTTGGGAACCTGCTGAATCAGGGGCCAGCCGTTGATAGCCTCATGATTGACGTCCTCGGCCGTAAAGGGTTGGGTCGTGACCTCGAGATCAAAGCAGATATTCTGCAGATCGCACTCACCGGCGGCATCGCAGACCGGACAATCCAGGGGATGGTTGACCAGCAGCAGCTGTACAATTTCCTTCCGGATCTTTTTGAGACGTTCGGACTGGGTGGTGACTTCCATCCCATCAACGACCCGGGTATTGCAGGCCGTCATCAGCTTGTCTACACCCTTGATCTCGACCACACAGACCCGGCAGGCGCCCGTGGGAGACACTTTCTTCAGAAAACAGAGGGTTGGAATCTTGATGCCGACTTTTTCGGCAGCCGCCAGAATGGTGGCCCCTTTTTCTATCTGGACATCTTTTCCGTCGATCTTGAGATTGACCATGGACTCATCACCTTTGGTTTATCTGGGCAGCCCCTTCTCCGATCCCTGGCAGCGCGAAAGCCCAGGGTACGTTTTTCAGGGCAATGACTAGTTGACCGCAACCATCCCAACGCGATAGCAACGCAGACAGCGTTCCGCCTCGGCAACCGCCTGGCTCTCGGGCATGGCCAATTCGATTTCGTCGTAGTTCGTGGCCCGTTCCGCGCCATTCACCTTGGGCTGGTGCTCACGATGAAGGCCACCGAGAATACCCACATTTTCCTTGTCGTTGAAGACGCCGAACTGGTTGACCAGATCTTCCATGGCGTCCTCGTCATCAAGATAGGCCTTCCCTTCGGTAAGATAGCGGTGCATGGCCCGGGCCGCCCGGCGGCCGTGACCCACGGCAACAACCACGGTCATGGCTCCGTATTCGCAGTCGCCGCCGGCAAAGATCCCTTCGCAGTCGGTCATCATGGTGCCGCCCTTGGTGACAATGCTCTTCCAACGGGTCTGCTTGATGCCGAAGTCATCTTCACCGAGATAATCGAGATCGGGATCCTGTCCGATAGCGGGGATAACCAGTTCACAGGGAATAACATATTCGCTGCCGGGAACAGGCTGCGGACTGCGACGGCCGGATTCATCCGGTTCGCCCAGTTCCATTTTAATGACCTCGACGCCGACCACACGGTTATCCTCGGTGACCAGGCGGGTGGGATTGCGAAGAAACTCGAACTTGACGTTTTCTTCCTCGGCGTCATCGACCTCGTAGGGCTCGGCCGGCATTTCCTTGCGGGTACGCCGGTAGACCAGGATCGATTCCTCGGCTCCTTCACGCAGCGCCACACGAACACAGTCAATGGCGGTGTTACCACCGCCGACAACCACGATGCGTTTGGGCGTTTCAATGGGCTGACCCAGCGCCACGGCCCGCAGATAGTGAATGCCACCGGGGGAGAATCCGTCGTAGCCTTTATCCTCGCCTTCAACACCCATGGGCTTTGATTTAAAGGCGCCTGTACCAAGGAAAACAGCGTCGTACTGTTCTTTTAGCTGGCTCAGCGACACATCGCGCCCCAGTTTGACACCGTACTCGATCTCAACGCCGAGGGAAGCCACGATGTCGGC
Protein-coding regions in this window:
- a CDS encoding molybdopterin-dependent oxidoreductase: MVNLKIDGKDVQIEKGATILAAAEKVGIKIPTLCFLKKVSPTGACRVCVVEIKGVDKLMTACNTRVVDGMEVTTQSERLKKIRKEIVQLLLVNHPLDCPVCDAAGECDLQNICFDLEVTTQPFTAEDVNHEAINGWPLIQQVPNRCVLCEKCVKVCHETIGSGALFVNDKGDRTFIDKDLDLCEFCGNCVAVCPTGTMISKPFKFKSRPWEMTRKASVCTTCGSHCQVDINVKNGQVYRLTSEDEGTVNNGNLCVGGFFGHAFIHSPERLQRPSLKDEQSTVHVSWDEAFGAVADKIQQIRKESGPAAIAGLSSGRLTNEENYLFQKLFRVAIGSNNIDSGARFGVLEAYKALRETLGYAGSSNALGKIGSSRAVLVFGADVTAEAPAVDWQIEKACRKNDAPLVVANMRSVKLRRHSNTFLGYRPGSEVALANALTRLILDKGLADEDYLTRFVGNLDDMKQALAAVDLDKAIKETGVSRQFLEEAAEHLGQAKSVSVIFGRDILTAANAGDKTRAIVTLALVCGALHGDIGGLFPVHEEGNMQGLLDMGVCPEFLPGFQDYSAARGKFDVAWRTALPQDGYNALQMLEQIEKGNIRALYLAATNPLVSFPESARWRKALEKLDFLIVQDILDSELTKLAHVVLPGASFAEKTGSVTALDGRISCLGQAIEPVGEAREDWTILAELYNRVSRRTDKINTEVLLREAKELTSLYGDLCFAGEGLCKPCRKLPFAPEEKSLQFIAATQGDVEEGLQLLVGKNLFHFDLLTTHSPANLEIAPEGWVEMNPATAATLQVADGDKIQVVSSLGSATSKARLTDKIPQDLLFANYHFADLNIQQVMPQGKNLVKVEVRKA
- a CDS encoding FAD-dependent oxidoreductase encodes the protein MAQVVFSSWEGKIVDNRSGEAAEGVSLKLKLPETYLSEGKIGAFMGWDGVVVMEKDTDVVAMAAEYMKRVQEKHCCGKCTPGKRATKVLQDALARIVAGQGKEEDLQVMEDLTSLLEQCKCTLCMTAAVPVFHTLKYFRDDYQAYINGERTPGPAKSYQDKLTAPCMDKCPAHIDIPAYIEEIKELRYTDALSTIRRNMPIAAVCGRVCPHPCEKACRRALVDEPVSIMVLKRVASDHEWMHHQAPPLVPKAPTGKKIMVVGAGPAGLTCAYYLALEGHKVKIIDMLSEPGGTVAVGIPDYRMPRHLLQREADIVASLGVEIEYGVKLGRDVSLSQLKEQYDAVFLGTGAFKSKPMGVEGEDKGYDGFSPGGIHYLRAVALGQPIETPKRIVVVGGGNTAIDCVRVALREGAEESILVYRRTRKEMPAEPYEVDDAEEENVKFEFLRNPTRLVTEDNRVVGVEVIKMELGEPDESGRRSPQPVPGSEYVIPCELVIPAIGQDPDLDYLGEDDFGIKQTRWKSIVTKGGTMMTDCEGIFAGGDCEYGAMTVVVAVGHGRRAARAMHRYLTEGKAYLDDEDAMEDLVNQFGVFNDKENVGILGGLHREHQPKVNGAERATNYDEIELAMPESQAVAEAERCLRCYRVGMVAVN